From Panicum hallii strain FIL2 chromosome 2, PHallii_v3.1, whole genome shotgun sequence, a single genomic window includes:
- the LOC112881716 gene encoding transcription repressor OFP5-like, with amino-acid sequence MSAWFYKLRRKRGGAIAGGDPDDGADKPVAPAPSPCSPNRASYYVPSRDRALPQRPRPAREDNPKLQDTQFPRSPHPSDIVFDVVARRDDRFKAMPELKLRPILTKPAARADAGAASDSSSAAASPTARVRPRFHARPPQSRRRKAEEEDEACRQKSRRRRRRRASRLRSWMYESLVVVKDSADPEEDFLESMAEMIAANGVRSPRGLEELLACYLALNAPDHHRAIVAAFRRAWVHLHRVPPTPRCMHESRLD; translated from the coding sequence ATGAGCGCCTGGTTCTACAAGCTGCGGCGCAAGAGGGGCGGGGCGATCGCGGGTGGCGACCCCGACGACGGCGCCGACAAGCCGGtggcgccggcgccgagcccctgcTCCCCGAACAGGGCGTCCTACTACGTCCCGAGCCGGGACCGCGCCCTCCCGcagcgcccgcgccccgccAGGGAGGACAACCCCAAGCTCCAGGACACCCAATTCCCGCGCAGCCCGCACCCGAGCGACATCGTCTTCGACGTCGTCGCACGCCGCGACGACCGCTTCAAGGCCATGCCGGAGCTCAAGCTGCGGCCCATCCTCACCAAGCCGGCTGCCAGGGCCGACGCCGGCGCGGCCTCGGACAGCAGCAGCGCGGCCGCGTCGCCCACGGCCAGGGTGCGCCCACGGTTCCACGCGAGGCCGCCGCAGAGCCGCAGGCGgaaggcagaggaggaggacgaggcctGCAGGCAAAAGAgtcggcggcgtcggcggcggcgcgcttcCAGGCTTCGGTCGTGGATGTACGAGAGCCTGGTGGTGGTGAAGGATTCGGCCGACCCCGAGGAGGACTTCCTGGAGAGCATGGCGGAGATGATCGCGGCGAACGGCGTGCGGTCGCCGCGGGGACTGGAGGAGCTGCTCGCGTGCTATCTCGCGCTCAACGCCCCCGACCACCACCGCGCCATCGTCGCCGCGTTCCGGCGCGCGTGGGTGCACCTGCACCGCGTGCCGCCGACGCCGCGCTGCATGCACGAATCACGATTGGATTAG
- the LOC112882302 gene encoding probable potassium transporter 9 — protein MDPEFGVGTAPRKRASWRTTLLLAYQSLGVVYGDLSISPLYVYKSTFAEDITHSETNEEIYGALCFVFWTLTLIPLIKYVTIVLRADDNGEGGTFALYSLICRHANVSLLPNRQVADEELSTYKLEYPPEVAQRSRVKEWMEKHKKLHTALLVMVMIGTCMVIGDGVLTPAISVFSAVSGLELSLSKDQHEYAVIPITCAILVFLFALQHYGTHRVGFLFAPIVLSWLLCMSAIGLYNIIHWNPHVYQALNPSYMITFLKKTRKSGWMSLGGILLCMTGSEAMFADLGHFSYSAIQLAFTSLVYPSLILGYMGQAAYLSKHHNFDASYQIGFYIAVPESVRWPVLVLAILASVVGSQAIISGTFSIINQSQSLSCFPRVKVVHTSDKIHGQIYIPEVNWMLMILCIAVTVGFRNTKHMGNASGLAVITVMLVTTCLMSVVIMLCWHRSPLLALAFFLFFGSIEALYFSASLIKFLEGAWVPILLSLILLAVMFLWHHVTIKKYEYDMHSKVTLEWLLALGDKLGMVRVPGIGLVYTDLTSGVPANFSRFVTNLPAFHRVLVFVCVKSVPVPHVLPAERYLVGRVGPPGHCSYRCIVRYGYRDVHQNVDSFETELVESLATFIKLDALFRCSDAGEPRDSSCYERENALTVIGSNPLRRHLGYDDSHDGVSSSAYETRADADSVNGIELAAAPAPAIKKQVRFAVESRSPGVDERVLEELRELCEAREAGTAFILGHSHVQTKPGSSVLKKLAVGVGYNFLRRNCRGPDVALRVPPASLLEVGMVYVL, from the exons atggatcctgagttcggagTAGGCACGGCGCCCCGAAAG AGGGCGTCATGGCGGACGACGCTGCTGCTGGCGTACCAGAGCCTCGGGGTGGTCTACGGCGACCTCAGCATCTCGCCGCTCTACGTGTACAAGAGCACCTTCGCCGAGGACATCACGCACTCGGAGACCAACGAGGAGATCTACGGCGCCCTCTGCTTCGTTTTCTGGACGCTCACCCTAATCCCCCTCATCAAGTACGTTACCATCGTCCTGCGCGCCGACGACAACGGCGAAG GAGGCACGTTCGCGCTCTACTCCCTCATCTGCCGCCACGCCAATGTCAGCCTCCTCCCCAACCGCCAGGTCGCCGACGAGGAGCTCTCCACCTACAAGCTGGAGTACCCGCCCGAGGTCGCACAGAGGTCACGCGTCAAGGAGTGGATGGAGAAGCACAAGAAGCTGCACACCGCGCTGCTCGTCATGGTCATGATCGGCACATGCATGGTCATCGGGGATGGCGTCCTCACGCCGGCGATCTCGG TGTTCTCGGCTGTTTCAGGGCTCGAGCTCTCCTTGTCCAAAGATCAACATGAAT ATGCGGTCATTCCCATAACCTGTGCCATATTAGTATTCCTGTTTGCTCTCCAGCATTATGGCACCCACCGTGTAGGATTCCTCTTCGCGCCGATCGTTCTGTCCTGGCTGCTCTGCATGAGCGCAATCGGCTTGTACAACATCATCCACTGGAACCCTCATGTTTACCAGGCACTTAATCCCTCCTACATGATCACATTCCTGAAGAAGACCAGGAAGTCTGGCTGGATGTCGCTGGGAGGAATTTTGCTATGCATGACAG GATCCGAAGCAATGTTTGCGGATCTTGGCCACTTCTCCTACAGCGCAATCCAG CTTGCTTTCACCTCTTTAGTGTACCCTTCACTGATATTGGGATACATGGGTCAAGCTGCCTATTTGTCCAAACACCACAACTTTGACGCAAGCTACCAGATTGGATTCTACATCGCAGTTCCCG AGAGTGTAAGGTGGCCTGTGCTAGTGCTGGCGATATTGGCATCGGTTGTAGGAAGCCAAGCAATCATCAGTGGAACCTTCTCCATCATCAACCAGAGCCAATCCCTGAGCTGTTTCCCCAGGGTGAAAGTTGTGCACACGTCTGACAAAATCCATGGTCAGATATACATCCCTGAGGTCAACTGGATGCTAATGATCCTCTGCATTGCTGTCACTGTTGGTTTCCGCAACACGAAGCACATGGGAAATGCATCCG GCTTGGCAGTGATCACGGTGATGCTGGTGACGACGTGCCTCATGTCCGTGGTGATCATGCTGTGCTGGCACCGGTCGCCTCTGCTTGCCCTGGcattcttcctcttcttcggTTCGATCGAGGCGCTCTACTTCTCGGCATCGCTGATCAAGTTCCTGGAAGGTGCGTGGGTGCCGATCCTCCTGTCCCTGATCCTGCTCGCCGTCATGTTCTTGTGGCACCACGTGACGATCAAGAAATACGAGTACGACATGCACAGCAAGGTGACCCTGGAGTGGCTGCTCGCTCTCGGCGACAAGCTCGGCATGGTCCGCGTCCCGGGCATCGGCCTCGTCTACACCGACCTCACCTCCGGCGTGCCCGCCAACTTCTCCCGCTTCGTGACCAACCTCCCGGCGTTCCACCGGGTGCTCGTGTTCGTCTGCGTCAAGTCCGTGCCGGTGCCGCACGTGCTCCCCGCCGAGCGCTACCTCGTCGGCCGCGTCGGCCCCCCGGGCCACTGCTCCTACCGGTGTATCGTGCGGTACGGGTACCGCGACGTGCACCAGAACGTGGACTCGTTCGAGACGGAGCTCGTGGAGAGCCTCGCCACGTTCATCAAGCTCGACGCGCTGTTCCGGTGCAGCGACGCCGGCGAGCCGCGGGACAGCAGCTGCTACGAGCGCGAGAACGCGCTCACGGTGATCGGGAGCAACCCGCTGCGGCGCCACCTGGGGTACGACGACTCCCACGACGGCGTGTCGTCGTCGGCCTACGAGACGCGCGCGGACGCCGACAGCGTGAACGGGATTGAgctcgcggcggcgccggcgccggcgatcAAGAAGCAGGTGAGGTTCGCGGTGGAGAGCAGGAGCCCCGGCGTGGACGAGCGCGTGCTGGAGGAGCTGCGCGAGCTGTGCGAGGCGCGGGAGGCCGGCACGGCGTTCATCCTGGGGCACTCGCACGTGCAGACGAAGCCCGGGTCGTCGGTGCTGAAGAAGCTGGCCGTCGGCGTCGGGTACAACTTCCTGCGGCGGAACTGCCGCGGGCCGGACGTGGCGCTGcgcgtgccgccggcgtcgctGCTCGAGGTCGGCATGGTCTACGTGCTGTGA